The sequence AGCAGGCCGAAAAGGAAGTTCCGGACCTCATTGTTAGCGATTGGTTGATGCCAGACATGGACGGCGTGCAGTTGTGCGAAGCCATCAAAACCAACGAGAAAACCAGCCACGTTCCACTCATTTTATTAACGTCAAAATCAAGCACAGAAAGTAAGCTACAGGGCCTGAGCGTTGGTGCTGATGACTACGTAACGAAACCCTTCAATGTGGACTTACTCCGAACACGGGCCAGAAACCTGATTCAAAGTCGGCAGCAGTTACGCGAGAAATACGGTCGGATGATCTACCTACAACCCTTCGACCTTCCGATTGAGTCTGCCGAAGAGCTGTTTCTCAAAAAAGTACTTTCGCTTATCGAAACGCACATCGCCGATACTGATCTAGACGTACAACGACTTGAGCGCGAACTGGGTATGAGCAATACGCAACTGTATCGCAAGCTGAGAGCATTGACCGGTAAAGGCGGGAATGAACTCATTCGAAGCATCCGGCTGGAACGTGCCCGACAATGGCTCCGTGCGGGCGGGCATCAGGTAGCCGAAGTGGCTTATCTGGTTGGCTTCAACGACCCAAATTATTTCATCCGCGCCTTCCGAAAGGAGTTTGGCGTTCCGCCAGGAGAATATCTCCAGGAAAGTAAGTCGAACCCGGATAAAGGCGACGTTGTGAAAGTCTAATTTTGAGACATAAATTGATATGTCCCCGATCCAATTTCTACGTATAAATAGCCGTCTTTAAACTCTTTCACCTTAATCGCCGGATTACTTTTCACCTCTTTAGCAGACTCCACAACGGAAGCAGGATTTGTTGTTGGAATAAACACAGTAGCAACTGTATTTACGGGAACGGTGATTTTCAACGTAACTGTTTTTCCTGCTTTTTTCCAGGATGATTCAATCTTCCCGTTGATCGAGCGATAGGTGGCATTTACATAATTAAGCCCCTCATTTGCAATCTCAGGTTTGATCGTAAAGGTTCGGTAGCCTGCTTCACCAACTTTGAGCCCTGCCGCATTACCAAATAGCCATTCGTTGACGGCTCCAAATGCGTAGTGGTTGAATGAATTCATACCTGCATTATTTTCAAACCCTTTCCCTTTTATGTAGCTATTCCAGCGCTCCCAAATGGTATTTGCGCCATTCACTACCTCGAACCCCCAGGAAGGATATTCGGTACTTAGCAGTAATTTATAGGCTTCGTCGCTATGACCGGTACTTGATAAAGATGGTAACAACGGTTTTACGCCCAAAAAGCCTGTCGAGAGTTTGTTGTTATTAGCCTTAATAAGCTCAACCAGCCAATCACCCGCTTTTTGATTTTGGTCAGGCTTCAACATATGCATGTAAATCGCATTGGCATAAGCCGTTTGCGTGTGTCCGTCAAAACCCATCTGACCATCGACATAACCGCCACCATCGCCATAAGCGGCACTATTTGTTTTAAATTTTCCGGTTTCTTCGGTGTAATGTGCCAGAAAAGCCTGTTTGATTTTGTTAAAAATACCATGATAATAAGTTGACTCCTCTTGCTTGTCAATGGCGTTGGCCATTTCAGCCATCATGGAAGCTACATAGGCGTAATACATCGTCGCCAGCATATCAGGTGGCGTTTTCTTGCCAACAGACAGCCAGTCACCAAACCCACCTTTGGGCGAAATATCTTCGAAACTTGCCTCTTTATATACGTACTCACCTTTGCTCTTCGCTTCCATAAACCTGAGGTAGGCAACCATATTTGGCCAGAATTCACGGATCACCCGGGTATCACCGTAGGTCTTGTAAATCGTATAGGGGCAAATAATCCCGGCCTCCGACCACCCGGGCGAATACGTATCGGTTTTACGAACGTTTGGTGCAGGCGCATAAATTGGATACGACTTATCAGCCCGTTGGGCATCATTCAAATCGACCAGCCACTTCGTAAAAAAGGCCGATATATCGGTATTGAAGGTGGCCGATTGAATATAAGCCTGCGCGTCACCCGTCCAGCCGAGCCGTTCATCGCGCTGCGGGCAATCGGTGGGCACATCAACATAATTGGAACGCTGGGTCCAGACAATATTCTGATACAGCTTATTGATCAGTTTATTATCCGTCTCAAACGACCCTGTTTCGGGCGTTGCGGATGTCAGAACAATGCCGGTTATAGCATCTAGGCCCGGTACTGTTCGGAACCCCGCTACCTCAACATATTGAAACCCATGATAGGTGAATTTAGGCGTCCAGGTTTCGCCTTGTTTATCACCTTTGAGTATATACGTATCGGTTGCCCTTGCTTTGCGCAGGTTCTCCGTCATGATTTCCCCATTTGGGAATAAGACTTCGCCATATTTCAAGGTGATTGTATCGCCTTTATTTCCTTTTACCTTAAGCCGTACGTTTCCGGCAAAATTTTGTCCTAAATCAAACAGGTATTTACCGCCTGATTTTGGCGTTACTGTTTTCGATTTTAATTCCTGAAAAACCTGAATTGGATATCCTGGATAGGCTTCGATTTTCCGCCCCGATTTATCGGGATAAATTGTGCTATTCTTCCAGTTCGAATCGGCATAACCCACTTTACTCCAATTGGCAAATTCCAGATTGGCGTTGTAGGTTTCGCCATTCAGCAAGTCAGCTTCAAGGACCGGCCCGTGATTCGTTTTCCAGGTCTGATCAGTAGCAATCGTTTCTTTCTCGCCATTGGTATACTCGACTTCCAGTTGCGCTTTTAACAAGGGAACATCGCCATAGAAATTTTTCACAACCGGGTTACCGACCAGCAGCGCATAGCCAAGATAGCCAGCATACCAACCCTCAGCAACGATAGCCCCGAGCGCGTTTTTACCGATTTTCACATCGGCCGTAACATCGTAAGTTTGGTAATAGACTCGCTTGTTATAATCGGTCCAGCCCGGAGTGAAATAATCAGTTCCAACTCGCTTGCCATTGATCTGAAATTCGTACAAGCCAAGCGACGTAACGTATAGGCGTGCCCGTTTAACTGTCGCCTTAAATTGTGCTTCCCGCCTGAAAAAAGGGGCTGGTGGCAAATGATAGATTTTCCCTTTTCCTAACGCCCTTAAATCATTACCTATCCATTCCGCTTTCCAGTCGGATTTATTCAGCAATCCCATTTCCCAGCCAGCGATCGCGCTCCACGGACCAGCTTGGTCGTATTTGTCCCAACTGCGGACTTTCCAATAGCAGACCGTTCTTGATGGCAAAAGCTTGCCTGCATATTCTATTTGGTTGGTGGCATTGCTAGCCAGTTTAGTTGAGTTCCACAGATCAGGAGTGTCTGTAGCTAGTAAGTTTGGTGATGACGCGACCATAATCTGATAGGCCGTTTGAACCTGACCTCTGATGGCCGATGTTAATTCCCAACTCAATCGCGGTTTTGCCGCATCGACGACTGGATTTATTTTGTATTCAGTCCGTAGGTTAACGGGTTTCAAATCCGATTTATTGGCAGCTGATTGATTACTTGATAGAATCATGGCAGAAAGGATCAAGGCTACACTTCGGATGCTGGACTGAACAAACTTCATGGAGTTGGTTATGAGTTTCTTTCCTAGGAAAGAGTTCTTTTACTAAAGTCTAATGAGGCTATTTTAGATTGGGGCTATTTTACAACCAAATGCTGACTGCCGTCATGGAGTTTGACCCTTTTGTTATTCCAGACCAACTCACCAGTCAACGTAGCGGGCAGTTTGATATCGGCAGTCAGCACACCATTCTTCTGGCTGAACTTTACTTCTATCAGGCCCAACGAATGCGATACGCTTCCTGAGACCCACGTCAATGACCCAAGTTGCGGATTAACCCTAACTCGCCTGAAACCGGGCGCTGCTGGTTTTATCCCGCATACTGTTGCCAGAAAATCGTAAACCGGGCTTGCACTCCAGGCATGGCAATCGGAACGGGTAGGTTCCGGGCGTTCGGCGAAGGTCGTCAGGCCTAGCGAAAGCATCTGCTTCCAGGGCGTTAGCATACCAATGTATTGGCTCCCCAGACCCGCTTTCAGGAACGCCTGATTCAGATAGAACCGGTAATAGATTGTGCATTGGATGATCGTTTTATCCGCTACAATTCGCTGGAGTAGGGCTGCTTGCTGCACTTTCGGAATGGCATCTGCCAAAACTGCCAATACATTCGCGTGTTGACTATATTCAGTTTTAGCGGGCGTGTCGGCTAGTTGTTGCCGGGAAGAATCCCAGCATAATTGATAGGTGTCCTGACTCAATTTATTGGCTAATTGGGCGTAGCGAATAGCTTCCGTTTTCTCTCCGTATGCCGTTAACAGAGCGGCTGCCTGACGTAGCGCCAACACGTATTGCAGGGTCAGAATAGCCGAATTGCCATCCAGCGCACCCGCCGGAATCCCGCTTAGTTCCTCCTGACCTTTCCAGGGCCACTCGTTGGGCCAGTCGACAAAATTCCAGTACGGCATCTTGTCCAACATACCCTGTTTATTGACGTATTTCTCATAAAACTGCACCACCTCCTGAATCTGATTCAGATACGATTTAACAAAGGCATCATCCCGGCGATGCATCCAATAATCATGAATCATTGTGATCCAGAATAAAGAAAACGGCGGAATAACCTGGTGTACATTCGACGGATACCGGCTGCTCGTAAGTCCTTCCGGTATCTGGGAATCAGCAAATTGCTGGATGGCATTGCGCATCAACCGATCATCGCCCGACACGTAAAGCGAGATCAGTGCCTGAATCCGGGTATCCCCAATGTATTGAAGTTGCTCATAATACGGGCAGTCCATATACGTTTCATTGGCGCACAAGCGGGCCGTTCGCCAGCCCACTCGCCACATAGACGCTAAAGACGAATCGCTACTGAAAAATGAGGCTTTTTCAACGAAAGGATATGCTGTAAATCGACTGGAATAGTCGTGGATAGTTAACGGGTTCTGATGATTTTCGATTGTTAGTTCAACGTAGCGAAAGGTGCGATACCAGAGCGGTCTATATAGGCGTTTTGCTTCCCCGTCCAGCAGAAATACGTCATAATCGCCCCTGATCCGCTTGTTCGTCACATCGTTCCGGTTCCCTTTCTGGCCGCTTTTCGTGTCGAACAATGCTTCGGCATAGGTTGCCGTGATCTTAGCTCCCCGTCCTCCGCTAACCAGTAATTCCGGATAAGCAGTTGTTAAGGAATCCTGGTCGATAAGCAACGTAACAGTCGACCAGGTGGGAATGTTAATTGCCTCATTCCCTTCCAGAAAAGCCATATTGACCTTTATTCCATCTGCCCGCCGAATACGTGCGAACCGCTGTTGCCGTTCTTCTAGGAGAGGAATATTTCGGGGAGTTAACTTTCGGGAGGCTTTTTCAGCCGAGTCGAATGGAACAGGCCGTTCGGTTTCGCAGGCGGGTAGCCATTGCTCATCCGCGAAAGTAGGTTGCTCCCAACCCCAGGGGTACCGTTGCGCAAAGACCTGATCAAACGGCCCAACAATGTGGTTTACGTTGGCCAGTGGTGTATACGCCATATTCTCAATTACCCGCCAGCTGTGGTTCGTGTTGACAACAGCTTCAGTCTTGGAATGCCCCTGAATTAGCAAGCCCGTCTGCTGTGATAACTGCGCCCAGGCAGCTTGCTCCCCCTGATTCCAAACCCAGGCGGCCAGTACATTTTTGCCATTCTGAAGAAAAGGAGCCAGATCAATCGTCTCGTATCGCCAGTGCGCTGGGTCGGCGCGTTGGGGGCCCAATATCACCGATTTGCCGTTTACAAACAATTGATAACGGTTGTCTGCAGATAGGTGAACAATGAATGATTGGGGCTTATCTGATAGTGTAAACTCCTTACGAAACAGGAAAACACCATATCGCTTCAGGGACGTGTTGCAAGGCCCAATCCAGCTCGCATCCCAATGATCGGGTGCTGTTGGATCAGGCTGTTGCGCTACGGCGGTTAGGTTTAGGAAAAGGGTTATAAAAAGGAAAAAGGAGGTATTTCTCATTGGAAGTAATTATTCATTGAACCTGACTATGTTGCCAAACCTGCAACGGTCCATTATTATTTGCCACTAACCACCAGACTGAACCGTCTTTACGTCGAAGCGGAACTACGGCTTTGGCATCTTTATCGATAACTAATCCGGTATTTGAAACTGTTCGAAAATGCCCGGCACCATCGCCCGACAGCAACAACCCCTTTCCTGCATCGTGCTGACCACCAATGGTTTCTGCGCCATAGAAGTTACCGACTAGTAACAAGTCTAGCCGACCGTCGCCCGTGAAATCGCCTGATTGAATCCCGTAGATCGGGGCCATCTGGGCTTCAATGGGTAATTGGTGAACAACAAAACCAGCCTTGCCTTTATTTTCAATATAACAACTGGCCATCTGCTGGGCTTCGCGAACATAGGCCGACTTCCGTTCATCCTCCGTGAATAAGTCCTCGAACGGGTGGCTGGCGTAGTCATGGAAGGTTGGAAAACGCTTTTTAATGGAGGGAATCTGTACCATCAATACGTCTCGTTGCGCTACCGGAACGTGTTCGTGATTCAGATAGAATGTCAGGATCGGATCGAGCCGACCGTTATGGTCGAAATCATCGGCGAACACGCGTACCGGCTCCGTTGGCGACGCTCTGAATTTGCAGTTTAATCCCAGATTACCGGCTACGAAGTCCATGTCGCCATCACCGTCAAAATCCTTTGCCAGCAGCGAACACCACCAGCCTGATGCCTGATCGAGTCCATCAATTTTTCTCATCCTCAAACGCCCACCTTCATTATGAAACAGCGTTGGTGCCATCCATTCTCCTACCAGCATCAGGTCGGCCCGATGATCGTTATCCGTATCGGTCCAAAGAGCGGCTGTTACTAAACCAACTTGGCGAAGACCAGGAGCCAGTAGATCAGTCACGTCTGTGAACTTGGGTCCAGCCGATTTACTTCCTTCATTCCGAAGTAAATAACTATCAGCTGGTTTAGGATACTGTCCGGGAATAATGCGTCCTCCCCGAAACAAGTCCAGATCACCGTCACCGTCAAAATCGCCGACCGTAACGCAGGCACCGCTGGACCTGGTAGTAGGCAGTGCCGATGGCGGAGCGGGTCGAAACGTTGGTCTGGCTGCTCCATCATTGAGATAAAGGCGATCCTGATAAGCAACGGATAAGCCTTCTTCACGGCTCCCGCCACTCACTACGTACAGGTCCAAATCACCGTCGGCATCGGCATCGAAAAAGGCTGCGCCCATATCTTCAAAGGCATCACTTCCGGGCAAGGTTGCCGTTATAAATTGGCCATTGACCTGCTGCATGTAAATGTTTGAGAGTTTACCATAATCGTTGCCCATGAAAAAATCGTCGAGATGATCGCCATTTACATCGGCAACGGCCAGACATGGTCCATTTTTCGAATATTGATGCGGTAACAAAGGTGTCCGGTTAAAATCGACCACTGAATTCTCCTGATGAGCAGCAATCAGGCCGCTTTGCTGAGCAGTCAGCTCAGTAAATAAAGGTGGGCGGGCGGTGGCTGGGCTTGTCCATTCACCTTCCGGTTTGTACGAAATGGAAAGCATACGATCAGTTGCACTCTGCCGTAGAATTTGTTTTTGGCCATTTGGGTAACGGATCACCAACGAGTCAAAACGGCTGGCAGCTCCAAGACCAAAGTGGATCACGTTTTCGACGGTAGATACAAAACCGCGCACGGGCGACAGCTCCTGCATCTGCATCTGGCCATCGGTATATAACCAGACTTTGGTGCCAATCGTAACGGGCAATCCCGGTGCGGGAGCAATAGTCAGTCGAAGCCAGTGATGCTCCTTGCCTTTTTCGTAACTATGTTGATTAAGCCGATTTTCTAGTACAAAGGCTTCATCGTCAATATTGTTTGTTATTAAGTCAAGATCGCCGTCATTATCAAAATCAGCATAAGCTGCTCCGTTTGAATAACCAAGCTGGTTAAGCCCCCAGGCATCCGAGACGTCTTCAAACGTCAGCGATGCCGCTGGATTCCCCCCCTGATTGCGGTAGGCGTATTTCGACACCTTTACATCAGGCAGTCGATATAACTCATCTTTTGTTTGTTTCCACTGCGCTTCTGGTGTCCCGAACGACGCTTGCTCGTGGTTGAATACGATAAAATCGAGGTTGGTAACGTCGCGTCGATAGCCATTCGTGATGTACAAATCTTTCCAGCCGTCATTATCAAGATCGGCCAGTAGCGGTGCCCAACTCCAGTCTGTTTTTTCGATTCCCGCCAATTGACCAATCTCACTAAAACTTACTGTTGATTGACCGTTTGTTTGACTTATGCCCCGGTTTAGCTGCAGCGTGTTGCGCATATACTGGGGTTGGTAGCCAAGTGCCTGCTCCATCTGAAAACGGTTGTAGTTTGAACCGGGCAGCATCATTTTCTGCCGATAATTATCAGGAGGTAGCATATCGAGTACGACAATATCGGGCAGGGCATCGTTGTTGATGTCGGCAATATCCACGCCCATACCGTTGTGGGTTTGGTGTTTCAGCAACGTTGCCGCCTGATTAGAAAAATTCGGCTTGCCCGTTTCCGGCTTGTTGAGCCACACTAAATCGTTCGACAAAAAGTCGTTGGCACAATACACATCCGGCCAACCATTATCATCCAAATCGCTGACACAAACACCAAGACCATAACCTTCCGCCAGAATACCCGTTTCCCGCGATACATTGACAAAATGGGGTGATTTTTCACCCGGTGTTCGACCATCGTTTCGGTAAAGTCGATCCGTGCTGGGCGCTTCGCCATCCAATTGTTTGGGCCGAAGCGTATTGCGGTTCGTCGTTTCGAGGGCGTTGGTTAGTAAATAACAGTCTAGATCACCATCACGGTCATAGTCAAAAAAGGCTGCCTGGGTACTGTATCCCGTATCATTCAAGCCATAGTCAGCGGCTCGTTCCGTGAAGGTAGGCGTGCCGTTAGCTTGTAGACCATTGTTGATAAAGAGT comes from Spirosoma aureum and encodes:
- a CDS encoding alpha-L-rhamnosidase-related protein; this translates as MRNTSFFLFITLFLNLTAVAQQPDPTAPDHWDASWIGPCNTSLKRYGVFLFRKEFTLSDKPQSFIVHLSADNRYQLFVNGKSVILGPQRADPAHWRYETIDLAPFLQNGKNVLAAWVWNQGEQAAWAQLSQQTGLLIQGHSKTEAVVNTNHSWRVIENMAYTPLANVNHIVGPFDQVFAQRYPWGWEQPTFADEQWLPACETERPVPFDSAEKASRKLTPRNIPLLEERQQRFARIRRADGIKVNMAFLEGNEAINIPTWSTVTLLIDQDSLTTAYPELLVSGGRGAKITATYAEALFDTKSGQKGNRNDVTNKRIRGDYDVFLLDGEAKRLYRPLWYRTFRYVELTIENHQNPLTIHDYSSRFTAYPFVEKASFFSSDSSLASMWRVGWRTARLCANETYMDCPYYEQLQYIGDTRIQALISLYVSGDDRLMRNAIQQFADSQIPEGLTSSRYPSNVHQVIPPFSLFWITMIHDYWMHRRDDAFVKSYLNQIQEVVQFYEKYVNKQGMLDKMPYWNFVDWPNEWPWKGQEELSGIPAGALDGNSAILTLQYVLALRQAAALLTAYGEKTEAIRYAQLANKLSQDTYQLCWDSSRQQLADTPAKTEYSQHANVLAVLADAIPKVQQAALLQRIVADKTIIQCTIYYRFYLNQAFLKAGLGSQYIGMLTPWKQMLSLGLTTFAERPEPTRSDCHAWSASPVYDFLATVCGIKPAAPGFRRVRVNPQLGSLTWVSGSVSHSLGLIEVKFSQKNGVLTADIKLPATLTGELVWNNKRVKLHDGSQHLVVK
- a CDS encoding CRTAC1 family protein — translated: MVYFSWYQIRWLVIGLVGLFGSCTSKEKLFVQRKSSETGITFANRLTENDSVNVLSFEYMYNGAGVGVGDFNKDGLVDVYFAGNQVSSRLYLNQGDFHFKDITQPSGTGTTVWCTGVSVADVNQDGWPDIYVSVAGPTKDTTQRTNKLFINNGLQANGTPTFTERAADYGLNDTGYSTQAAFFDYDRDGDLDCYLLTNALETTNRNTLRPKQLDGEAPSTDRLYRNDGRTPGEKSPHFVNVSRETGILAEGYGLGVCVSDLDDNGWPDVYCANDFLSNDLVWLNKPETGKPNFSNQAATLLKHQTHNGMGVDIADINNDALPDIVVLDMLPPDNYRQKMMLPGSNYNRFQMEQALGYQPQYMRNTLQLNRGISQTNGQSTVSFSEIGQLAGIEKTDWSWAPLLADLDNDGWKDLYITNGYRRDVTNLDFIVFNHEQASFGTPEAQWKQTKDELYRLPDVKVSKYAYRNQGGNPAASLTFEDVSDAWGLNQLGYSNGAAYADFDNDGDLDLITNNIDDEAFVLENRLNQHSYEKGKEHHWLRLTIAPAPGLPVTIGTKVWLYTDGQMQMQELSPVRGFVSTVENVIHFGLGAASRFDSLVIRYPNGQKQILRQSATDRMLSISYKPEGEWTSPATARPPLFTELTAQQSGLIAAHQENSVVDFNRTPLLPHQYSKNGPCLAVADVNGDHLDDFFMGNDYGKLSNIYMQQVNGQFITATLPGSDAFEDMGAAFFDADADGDLDLYVVSGGSREEGLSVAYQDRLYLNDGAARPTFRPAPPSALPTTRSSGACVTVGDFDGDGDLDLFRGGRIIPGQYPKPADSYLLRNEGSKSAGPKFTDVTDLLAPGLRQVGLVTAALWTDTDNDHRADLMLVGEWMAPTLFHNEGGRLRMRKIDGLDQASGWWCSLLAKDFDGDGDMDFVAGNLGLNCKFRASPTEPVRVFADDFDHNGRLDPILTFYLNHEHVPVAQRDVLMVQIPSIKKRFPTFHDYASHPFEDLFTEDERKSAYVREAQQMASCYIENKGKAGFVVHQLPIEAQMAPIYGIQSGDFTGDGRLDLLLVGNFYGAETIGGQHDAGKGLLLSGDGAGHFRTVSNTGLVIDKDAKAVVPLRRKDGSVWWLVANNNGPLQVWQHSQVQ
- a CDS encoding alpha-L-rhamnosidase, translated to MKFVQSSIRSVALILSAMILSSNQSAANKSDLKPVNLRTEYKINPVVDAAKPRLSWELTSAIRGQVQTAYQIMVASSPNLLATDTPDLWNSTKLASNATNQIEYAGKLLPSRTVCYWKVRSWDKYDQAGPWSAIAGWEMGLLNKSDWKAEWIGNDLRALGKGKIYHLPPAPFFRREAQFKATVKRARLYVTSLGLYEFQINGKRVGTDYFTPGWTDYNKRVYYQTYDVTADVKIGKNALGAIVAEGWYAGYLGYALLVGNPVVKNFYGDVPLLKAQLEVEYTNGEKETIATDQTWKTNHGPVLEADLLNGETYNANLEFANWSKVGYADSNWKNSTIYPDKSGRKIEAYPGYPIQVFQELKSKTVTPKSGGKYLFDLGQNFAGNVRLKVKGNKGDTITLKYGEVLFPNGEIMTENLRKARATDTYILKGDKQGETWTPKFTYHGFQYVEVAGFRTVPGLDAITGIVLTSATPETGSFETDNKLINKLYQNIVWTQRSNYVDVPTDCPQRDERLGWTGDAQAYIQSATFNTDISAFFTKWLVDLNDAQRADKSYPIYAPAPNVRKTDTYSPGWSEAGIICPYTIYKTYGDTRVIREFWPNMVAYLRFMEAKSKGEYVYKEASFEDISPKGGFGDWLSVGKKTPPDMLATMYYAYVASMMAEMANAIDKQEESTYYHGIFNKIKQAFLAHYTEETGKFKTNSAAYGDGGGYVDGQMGFDGHTQTAYANAIYMHMLKPDQNQKAGDWLVELIKANNNKLSTGFLGVKPLLPSLSSTGHSDEAYKLLLSTEYPSWGFEVVNGANTIWERWNSYIKGKGFENNAGMNSFNHYAFGAVNEWLFGNAAGLKVGEAGYRTFTIKPEIANEGLNYVNATYRSINGKIESSWKKAGKTVTLKITVPVNTVATVFIPTTNPASVVESAKEVKSNPAIKVKEFKDGYLYVEIGSGTYQFMSQN